The window AAGCATTACCCTAATAAATTACCATTCTATTTGCAATATTTTTGCCCAGGATTACCTTAATATTTATCATCTCTATGCGCGATTTACTATAATCAACCTTATCGTAAGAAGTTATTTTCGATTGACTTCTTTTTAAACATCTACCGgaccaaatttaaaaaatcgaatataaaCAAACTTATTCTAAGAGGTTAATTCCGATAAAACCAGATTAGAGGAAAATAAAACACTCTAAGGAAACCAGTGGATTCTCAAGTGACTCTTTAGGACCTTGCCATTCTTCACTCTCTCTCCTCAATTCTTCATGTTCTACCTCTTTTCCTTCCATCTCAGGGGCATGGACCATTCTAACCCGACCCGGTGACGGTCCATTCCTTCTTGCGGACGGGCTTCGGCCCACATTACCCCTCATTCCTGGTGACTGAGACCTCCGGCCCACATTATCTCTGCCCGTTTCTCTCTTAGGCCCACCCTGACTCGGATTTCTTTTGCGGGTCGGGGATGATTCGGGCCGTCTTCTAGCGGGTGATCTACCTTGATTCCTAACggcattattattataacatgGGTGAGGAACGTAATTACCATTATACCCCTGAGATCTATACAGTCTTTGACCAGGGATATTTTCTCTACTGTATAACAATTGTTGATGGTCATCTTCATCCTTTACTGTAGAAATACTCTCACTAAAACTACACATTTCGGATACTTCAGAGATCTCTTCTGGTGTACAcgga of the Amaranthus tricolor cultivar Red isolate AtriRed21 chromosome 6, ASM2621246v1, whole genome shotgun sequence genome contains:
- the LOC130814898 gene encoding uncharacterized protein LOC130814898, whose product is MGCCVSTHIKPPLSKHSSLEHNSNSHQFPCISKSPPRAEEEAVKEVLSEAPKPKPKPRSRPSSRPESPRKQALDVEDPIKAKILLLTPKKDYLEQKVPNRDPDPDPCTPEEISEVSEMCSFSESISTVKDEDDHQQLLYSRENIPGQRLYRSQGYNGNYVPHPCYNNNAVRNQGRSPARRRPESSPTRKRNPSQGGPKRETGRDNVGRRSQSPGMRGNVGRSPSARRNGPSPGRVRMVHAPEMEGKEVEHEELRRESEEWQGPKESLENPLVSLECFIFL